The Mesoterricola silvestris sequence GAACTGCCGTTCATGGCGGCGGAACTGCTGCTCATGGAGGGGGTGAAGCGCGGGGGGGACCGCCAGGACCTCCACGAGCGGTTCCGGGTGGCCTCCATGGAAGCCGGCCGCCGCATCAAGGAGGAGGGGCAACCCAACACCCTTCTCCGGTTGCTTGCGGAGGATCCTGCGTGGAACATGAATGAAACGGAACTGGCGGGTATCCTGGATGCCCGCCGTTTCACGGGCCGCGCCGGGGAACAGGTTCGCGCCTTCCTGGCCCGGGATGTGGCCGCCGCCCTGGCGGATCATCTTCCCGCCGATGCCGCCTCCGTACGTGTCTAGAAAGGTCTTGCATGCTTAAGCTTGCCGTTATCGGTGCCGGCACCCTCCTCGGGCGGGAGCTGGTGGATGCCCTGGAAACCCGGGAGTGCTCGGTCCTGCCCCTGTCCCACGGTCCCACCACGGTGGAGGAGGAACTGGGGGATGTGGTGATCTTCGCCCCCAGCCCCGCCCTGCTGGAGGGGATCGAACTGGTGATCCTGGCGGAAACGCCCGCCACCGACGAGATCCTCGCCGGCTTCCAGGGGCGGGTCCTGGATCTCCGGCCCAACGCGGAACCCTCCCTGGACCCCATGCCCGTCACCGGCGGCTGGCCCAAGGGGAAGATCGCCCTGCGCAACCGTCCGGCCGTGGAGCAGGTGCTGGCCACCCTACCCCGCCTGGTGGGCGGCATCGGCGAGGTGGGAGGCACCCACCTCCGGTCCGTGGCCTTCCTGGGGGACCAGGGCCTGGACGGGCTCCTGGAACAGACCATCGCCATTCTGAAGGGCGAAGAGCCGGACACTGCCAAGCTGGGTTACCGGGCGGCGTTCGAGGTGATCCCCCAGATTCCCCGGGGCCGCATCATCGAGGTGCGGGTCCCCGCCTTCCACGGAGACCTCCTGGTGCTGCACCTGCGGGCCGCGGACGGCGCCACCCTCGCGAAGCTGGAAGCGCCCCAGGGGGTGACCTGGGCCGAGCATCCGGCCTCCTCCCGGGAGGTGTCCGTCACCCCCGAGCTGCTGGCGCACCTGAGCCTCGCGGATGAGGGGCGCGCGGGCGTGCTGACCCTGGCCTTCGATCCTATCCTTTGGGGGACGCTCATGCCCGTGCTGCGTCTCCTCGAGCTCTAGAACCATGGCCAAGCATCTGGACGAGCCCCATGACCGGGGGGACTTCTTCAAGTCCCTGGGCACCCTCATGGCCGGCTTCGTGGCCATGCGCGTGGAGGATGCCGTCACGGGGACCGGGCCTTCCCTGCTGAGGCCCCCGGGGGCCCTGGACGAGTTCGATTTCCTGCTGGCCTGCACCCGGTGCGACAAGTGCATCGACGCCTGCCCCCAGGATTCCATCCTGAAGGCCGGGCCCCAGACGGCCCTGGCCACGGGAACCCCTTACATCCTCACCCGGAACATGCCGTGCTTCCTGTGCACCGCCCTGCCCTGCATCACCGCCTGTCCGGAGGGGGCGCTGGTGTGGCCCAAGCGGAAGGTGGGCGAGCA is a genomic window containing:
- a CDS encoding 4Fe-4S dicluster domain-containing protein; translation: MAKHLDEPHDRGDFFKSLGTLMAGFVAMRVEDAVTGTGPSLLRPPGALDEFDFLLACTRCDKCIDACPQDSILKAGPQTALATGTPYILTRNMPCFLCTALPCITACPEGALVWPKRKVGEQVLDGPPAVKMGTARVKRRLCLTYEREGETSQPCTTCVDRCPYPGVAIRMAEAREGELAHPEVLADFCTGCGLCSFGCPTPEPAIVVDARE